One Weissella ceti DNA window includes the following coding sequences:
- a CDS encoding isoprenyl transferase: MLFNWTRKKAVTVTSAVDMNRVPNHVAIIMDGNGRWAKKRNMPRIAGHQRGMEVVKEITKAANNLGVKVLTLYAFSTENWKRPEKEVGFLMQLPGKFFDTFVPELIEQNVRVQVMGYIDQLPADTQRAINDAVEQTANNTGMVLNFALNYGARAEITTGVQALAQRVADGEMTVDEITEETVSASLMTGSLGEYADPELLIRTSGEQRLSNFLVWQLAYAEFVFMQQHWPEFTPDIFEEAIMIFQKRDRRFGGLAENKSDKK, from the coding sequence GTGCTATTTAATTGGACCCGAAAAAAAGCAGTAACTGTAACGTCTGCCGTTGATATGAATCGTGTACCAAACCATGTGGCAATCATTATGGATGGAAACGGTCGTTGGGCGAAGAAGCGCAACATGCCACGTATTGCAGGACATCAACGTGGAATGGAAGTCGTTAAAGAAATTACTAAGGCTGCAAATAACTTAGGTGTGAAGGTTTTGACGCTGTACGCTTTTTCTACTGAAAATTGGAAGCGTCCTGAAAAAGAAGTTGGCTTTTTGATGCAACTGCCAGGTAAGTTTTTTGATACATTCGTACCTGAATTGATTGAACAAAATGTGCGTGTCCAAGTTATGGGATACATAGATCAATTACCAGCGGATACACAACGTGCCATTAATGATGCAGTTGAACAAACAGCCAATAACACTGGGATGGTTTTGAACTTTGCCTTGAATTATGGGGCACGTGCCGAAATCACAACAGGTGTTCAAGCGCTAGCCCAACGTGTTGCTGATGGTGAAATGACTGTTGATGAAATCACTGAAGAAACAGTTAGTGCATCACTGATGACTGGTTCATTGGGTGAATACGCAGATCCAGAACTATTGATTCGTACTAGTGGGGAACAACGACTATCAAACTTCTTGGTTTGGCAATTAGCATATGCGGAATTCGTCTTTATGCAACAACATTGGCCAGAATTCACGCCAGACATCTTTGAAGAAGCGATTATGATTTTCCAAAAGCGTGATCGTCGTTTCGGCGGATTGGCTGAAAATAAAAGTGATAAAAAATAA
- the rseP gene encoding RIP metalloprotease RseP yields the protein MQSIIAFIFVFGLIVVVHEFGHFIVAKKAGVRVREFAVGMGPKLFQTQKNGTTYTVRVLPLGGYVRLASQMDDETSLEAGMTVTLALEAKRVMKINASKDNDLFAGQPLIVNRFDLVDDMFIEGYRDMESDELIRYVVDHDATIVEADGTAVLVTPRDTLVESAKLWQRTLINIAGSFNNLMLTIVLFIGLAFAMPGVTTTGVDQVAPKSPAAVAGLKSGDQLTSVNGQEMSKWSDIQMAIQGSADKELTLGVIRSGETETVKVTPKATKVQDMTIGQIGITPAMDASIGARVQYALNATVTSVSQIWHAILNMTQDFSLDKLGGPVAIYKTTETVSGFGILGLLGFIAMLSVNLGMMNLLPIPGLDGGKLLLNLVEAIIRRPVPEKIEMAVTLVGVGILVFLMLAVTGNDILRYFVR from the coding sequence ATGCAGTCAATTATTGCGTTTATTTTTGTGTTTGGCTTAATCGTTGTGGTCCATGAATTTGGGCACTTTATTGTGGCGAAGAAAGCCGGTGTGCGAGTCCGTGAATTTGCGGTGGGGATGGGGCCAAAGTTATTCCAAACACAGAAGAATGGGACAACTTACACAGTACGCGTATTGCCACTAGGTGGTTATGTGCGTTTAGCCAGTCAAATGGATGATGAGACAAGTTTAGAAGCGGGGATGACCGTTACATTAGCGCTTGAAGCTAAACGTGTCATGAAAATTAATGCCTCAAAAGACAATGATCTATTTGCAGGGCAGCCATTAATTGTGAATCGTTTTGATTTAGTAGATGACATGTTTATCGAAGGTTACCGTGATATGGAATCAGATGAATTGATTCGCTATGTGGTTGATCATGATGCCACAATCGTTGAAGCAGATGGAACAGCTGTGCTAGTTACACCGCGTGACACGTTAGTTGAATCAGCTAAGTTATGGCAACGTACCTTGATTAATATCGCCGGGTCATTTAATAACTTGATGTTAACGATTGTGTTGTTCATTGGATTGGCGTTTGCAATGCCAGGGGTAACGACAACAGGAGTTGATCAAGTTGCACCAAAGTCACCAGCTGCTGTGGCTGGTTTGAAGTCAGGTGATCAATTGACGTCAGTTAATGGCCAAGAGATGTCAAAGTGGTCAGATATTCAAATGGCTATTCAAGGATCAGCTGACAAAGAGCTGACGCTTGGTGTAATACGTAGTGGTGAAACAGAAACAGTTAAAGTAACGCCAAAGGCAACTAAAGTTCAAGATATGACAATTGGTCAAATCGGGATCACCCCAGCAATGGATGCATCAATTGGCGCACGTGTGCAGTATGCCTTGAATGCGACGGTGACTTCGGTATCACAAATTTGGCACGCTATCTTGAACATGACACAAGACTTCTCGCTTGATAAGTTAGGTGGACCGGTAGCTATTTACAAGACAACCGAAACGGTTAGTGGTTTTGGTATTTTAGGCTTGCTAGGATTTATCGCCATGTTGTCAGTTAATTTGGGGATGATGAACTTACTACCAATTCCCGGACTTGATGGTGGGAAGTTGTTGTTGAACTTGGTTGAGGCGATTATTCGCCGCCCAGTGCCAGAAAAAATTGAAATGGCTGTGACACTAGTTGGGGTTGGAATCTTAGTATTCTTGATGCTCGCTGTGACAGGAAATGACATTCTACGCTATTTTGTACGCTAG
- a CDS encoding proline--tRNA ligase, protein MKQSKVFIPTLREVPADAEVISHQLLVRAGYIRPVSAGVFAYLPLAQRVLNKINEIIREEMEAIDAVEMAAPVLLPAEMWQESGRYETYGPNLFKLKNRHERDMILGPTHEETLTTLIRDDIKSYKRLPLTMYQIQTKFRDESRPRFGLLRGREFIMKDAYSFSVDEEGLNQAYNQMESAYIKIFDRVGLDYRVIVGDAGAMGGSDSKEFSAPAAAGEDIIAYSDASDYAANLEMAKDLYTPNKSHAPEVALEKIATPEVKSIEELAEYLQTTPDQLVKTIVMYADEQPVLILIRGDFEVNEVKVQNLLNADELRMATDEEVVSLLGAPAGSLGPVGVGEDVKIIADEWVTDMVNLTVGANDAGFHYLNANVNRDFRIDEVADVRTAREGDLAVDGKGHLKFTRGIEIGHIFKLGTRYSKAMGAQVLDANGRQADVIMGSYGIGVSRLLSAIAEQNADETGFSWPQTVAPWDVHLVPIKFTDEVQGALTNELNTALEAAGYEVLVDDRNERPGVKFADSDLIGLPVRVTVGKKAGEGIVEVKLRNAEEGIEVRAEELVDTLGILLGQNAE, encoded by the coding sequence ATGAAGCAATCAAAGGTATTTATTCCCACATTACGTGAAGTACCCGCTGATGCCGAAGTGATTTCGCATCAACTACTTGTACGTGCCGGATACATTCGTCCAGTTTCAGCTGGAGTTTTTGCATACTTGCCATTGGCACAACGTGTCTTGAACAAGATTAACGAAATTATCCGTGAAGAAATGGAAGCAATTGACGCAGTTGAAATGGCTGCGCCAGTTTTGTTGCCAGCTGAAATGTGGCAAGAATCAGGACGTTACGAAACATACGGTCCGAACTTGTTTAAGTTGAAGAACCGTCATGAACGTGACATGATCTTGGGCCCAACACACGAAGAAACACTAACGACATTGATTCGTGATGACATTAAGTCATACAAGCGTTTGCCTTTGACAATGTACCAAATTCAAACTAAGTTCCGTGATGAAAGTCGTCCACGTTTCGGATTGTTGCGTGGTCGTGAATTTATCATGAAGGATGCTTACTCATTCTCTGTGGATGAAGAAGGATTGAACCAAGCATACAACCAAATGGAATCAGCTTACATCAAGATCTTTGATCGCGTAGGTTTGGATTACCGTGTTATCGTTGGTGACGCTGGAGCCATGGGTGGTTCAGATTCTAAGGAATTCTCAGCCCCTGCAGCAGCTGGTGAAGATATCATTGCTTACTCAGATGCGTCTGATTACGCAGCAAACTTGGAAATGGCCAAGGATCTTTACACACCTAACAAGTCACATGCTCCTGAAGTTGCTTTGGAAAAGATTGCAACACCAGAAGTGAAGTCAATTGAAGAATTGGCTGAATACCTACAAACAACGCCTGACCAATTGGTTAAGACAATTGTTATGTACGCTGACGAACAACCTGTTTTGATCTTGATCCGTGGAGACTTTGAAGTTAACGAAGTTAAGGTTCAAAACTTGTTGAACGCAGATGAACTACGTATGGCAACTGATGAAGAAGTTGTTTCATTGCTTGGTGCCCCAGCTGGATCTCTTGGACCGGTTGGTGTTGGTGAAGATGTTAAGATCATCGCTGACGAATGGGTAACTGACATGGTTAACCTAACTGTTGGTGCTAACGATGCTGGATTCCACTACCTAAACGCTAACGTTAACCGTGACTTCCGCATTGATGAAGTTGCTGACGTTCGTACAGCCCGCGAAGGAGACTTGGCGGTTGATGGTAAGGGACACTTGAAGTTCACTCGTGGAATTGAAATTGGTCACATCTTTAAGTTGGGAACTCGTTACTCAAAGGCAATGGGTGCTCAAGTCCTTGATGCTAATGGTCGTCAAGCTGACGTAATCATGGGATCATACGGTATTGGTGTTTCACGTTTGCTTTCTGCTATTGCAGAACAAAACGCTGACGAAACTGGATTCTCATGGCCACAAACAGTTGCGCCTTGGGATGTTCACTTGGTGCCAATCAAGTTTACTGATGAAGTACAAGGTGCTTTGACAAACGAATTGAACACTGCACTTGAAGCTGCTGGTTACGAAGTTTTGGTCGATGACCGTAACGAACGTCCAGGAGTTAAGTTTGCAGATTCTGATTTGATTGGATTGCCTGTTCGTGTCACAGTTGGTAAGAAGGCTGGCGAAGGTATCGTTGAAGTGAAGTTGCGTAATGCTGAAGAAGGTATCGAAGTGCGTGCCGAAGAATTGGTAGATACACTTGGTATTTTGCTAGGGCAAAACGCTGAATAA
- a CDS encoding phosphatidate cytidylyltransferase has protein sequence MKTRVITAVIALAIFVPIVLFGEWAIQAMASLLALIATSEIVRMRRTLLIDFGAILAMVGAVFVTLPATLWQQLNWPILLQGSTMLYIFVLLMLFHTVIAKNKFNFEDAGVFTITMIYVGMGFHSFVQARDAGISTIFFVLLIVWITDSGAYMVGRKIGKNKLAPNISPNKTWEGSIGGTLVAVIVAAIYVYFFPQHYGWLTMVGIAFVVSVAGQFGDLMESALKRFYKVKDSGDILPGHGGILDRFDSMLIAFPVFFLLGGF, from the coding sequence ATGAAGACTCGTGTTATTACAGCGGTAATTGCGTTAGCAATTTTTGTGCCGATTGTTTTATTTGGGGAATGGGCAATTCAAGCAATGGCAAGTCTGTTAGCGTTGATTGCTACAAGTGAAATTGTACGTATGCGTCGTACATTGTTGATTGACTTCGGAGCAATCTTGGCAATGGTTGGGGCGGTGTTTGTAACGTTGCCAGCAACATTATGGCAACAATTGAACTGGCCAATTTTGTTGCAAGGTTCAACAATGCTATACATCTTTGTGCTGTTGATGTTGTTCCATACAGTTATTGCCAAGAACAAGTTTAACTTTGAAGATGCTGGTGTTTTCACGATTACGATGATTTATGTTGGAATGGGATTCCACTCATTCGTACAAGCGCGTGATGCTGGTATTTCAACAATTTTCTTCGTATTGCTAATTGTTTGGATTACTGATTCAGGTGCTTACATGGTTGGTCGTAAGATTGGTAAGAACAAGCTTGCACCAAACATTAGCCCAAACAAGACTTGGGAAGGATCAATTGGTGGAACATTGGTTGCTGTTATCGTTGCGGCTATCTATGTCTACTTCTTCCCACAACACTACGGTTGGTTAACAATGGTCGGAATCGCTTTCGTGGTTTCGGTTGCTGGTCAATTTGGTGACTTGATGGAATCTGCTTTGAAGCGTTTCTACAAGGTTAAGGACTCTGGTGACATCTTGCCAGGTCACGGTGGAATTCTAGATCGTTTCGACTCAATGTTGATTGCGTTCCCAGTATTCTTCCTATTGGGTGGATTTTAG
- a CDS encoding Cof-type HAD-IIB family hydrolase: protein MTFKLIATDMDGTFLQDDRNYDVARFDAALTEMEARGMKFVTASGNQYEQLRNYFAPVGADRITYVTDNGALVIDQGKVLYEGTLSPEKIEKVITWNREHHGVAGNLIILSGVKGAYVSNHATQEIIDRAKLFYPNVYQVDKFKDIDDDIFRVSFIWDENADVYEYIVKLREAFDGDVHVTGSGFGSVDVLAGNVNKAHGLAELSIAWDIKPEEMAAFGDNGNDLEMLSYVGQGFVMPNAEEFMLNKVEDKALNDNNHAGVTETIEAILAGKYDR from the coding sequence ATGACTTTTAAATTAATTGCCACTGATATGGATGGAACATTTTTGCAAGATGACCGTAATTATGACGTCGCGCGTTTTGATGCTGCGCTAACTGAAATGGAAGCTCGTGGGATGAAGTTTGTTACAGCGAGTGGGAACCAATACGAACAACTACGTAATTACTTTGCACCAGTTGGTGCTGACCGTATTACTTACGTTACAGACAACGGTGCCTTGGTGATTGATCAAGGTAAGGTTTTGTACGAAGGAACATTATCACCTGAAAAGATTGAAAAGGTGATTACTTGGAATCGTGAACACCATGGAGTTGCAGGGAACTTGATTATTTTGTCAGGGGTTAAGGGTGCTTACGTATCAAACCACGCCACACAAGAAATCATTGACCGTGCCAAGTTGTTCTACCCAAATGTTTATCAAGTTGACAAGTTTAAGGATATTGATGACGATATCTTCCGTGTGTCATTCATCTGGGATGAAAATGCGGATGTGTATGAATATATTGTGAAGTTGCGTGAAGCCTTTGATGGGGATGTGCACGTAACGGGTTCAGGATTTGGATCAGTGGACGTGTTAGCAGGTAACGTCAATAAGGCGCATGGTTTAGCTGAACTATCAATTGCTTGGGATATCAAGCCGGAAGAAATGGCTGCCTTTGGTGACAATGGGAATGACTTGGAAATGCTAAGTTACGTTGGTCAAGGGTTCGTGATGCCGAATGCAGAAGAATTCATGTTGAACAAGGTTGAAGATAAGGCTTTGAACGATAATAACCATGCTGGAGTTACTGAAACAATTGAAGCGATTTTAGCTGGTAAGTATGATCGCTAA